Proteins from a single region of Natranaerobius trueperi:
- a CDS encoding sce7726 family protein, with protein MGANNHHMLNRLFTRNTLSDFLKLKKSDIYTKSAKTYINNTHLPNRTLLREIYQYMFKHHRNEYIYKNTLLNKLLLGRHSLNTTTALTEVPVGKSKADFILINGSAIVYEIKTELDTLDRLNGQLENYYKVFDKVCVITSPSNYEKVRAMLDNSNVGICILTNRNTISTKREPVSDTSKLDLEAMFKILRKEEFENIIKSYYGDLPQVKQVEHFKVCLNFFKNIDLDSAYKYMLAELKKRKKIQDNYFKDRVPYEIKFLVYFSDFKERDYEKLEQFLDKNFGG; from the coding sequence ATGGGAGCGAATAATCACCATATGTTAAATCGACTCTTTACCAGAAATACATTAAGTGACTTCCTTAAATTAAAAAAAAGTGATATTTATACTAAATCTGCTAAAACGTACATAAATAATACGCATCTACCAAATAGAACTTTACTTAGAGAAATATATCAATATATGTTTAAACATCACAGAAATGAATATATTTACAAAAACACCTTATTAAATAAGCTTTTGCTAGGAAGACATAGTTTGAATACGACTACTGCGCTAACTGAAGTTCCAGTTGGAAAATCTAAAGCTGATTTTATTCTTATTAACGGTAGCGCTATTGTTTATGAAATAAAGACAGAATTAGATACTTTGGATAGGCTTAATGGACAATTAGAGAACTATTATAAAGTTTTTGACAAAGTTTGCGTTATAACTAGTCCTTCAAATTATGAGAAGGTAAGAGCTATGTTAGATAATTCAAATGTAGGGATCTGTATTTTGACTAATAGAAATACAATCAGTACGAAACGAGAACCTGTTTCAGATACCTCAAAACTTGATCTAGAAGCTATGTTTAAAATATTGAGAAAAGAAGAATTTGAAAATATTATTAAGTCATATTATGGAGATTTACCTCAAGTTAAACAAGTTGAACATTTTAAAGTTTGTCTTAATTTTTTTAAGAATATTGATTTAGACAGTGCATATAAATATATGCTTGCCGAATTAAAAAAGAGAAAAAAAATTCAGGATAATTATTTTAAAGATAGAGTTCCGTATGAAATTAAATTTTTAGTATATTTTTCTGATTTCAAGGAACGCGATTACGAAAAACTGGAACAATTTTTAGATAAAAATTTTGGGGGGTAG